The Kaustia mangrovi genome has a segment encoding these proteins:
- the rpsC gene encoding 30S ribosomal protein S3: MGQKINPTGLRLGVNRTWDSRWYAEGDEYGSLLHEDVRIRSYLKKQLRQAGVSKIVIERPHKKCRVTIHTARPGVVIGKKGADIERLRRKIAQMTGSEVHLNIVEVRKPEMDAQLVAENVAQQLERRVAFRRAMKRAVQSAVRLGAQGIRINAGGRLGGAEIARSEWYREGRVPLHTLRADVDYGVATAHTAYGTIGVKVWIFKGEILEHDPMAAERRNSELQEGLRNPRRDAPAGA, translated from the coding sequence ATGGGACAGAAGATCAATCCGACGGGCCTGCGCCTGGGGGTCAACCGGACCTGGGATTCCCGCTGGTATGCCGAGGGCGACGAGTATGGCTCGCTGCTGCACGAGGATGTCCGTATCCGGTCGTACCTCAAGAAGCAGCTCCGCCAGGCCGGCGTCTCCAAAATCGTCATCGAGCGTCCGCACAAGAAGTGCCGCGTGACGATCCACACGGCGCGCCCCGGCGTGGTGATCGGCAAGAAGGGCGCCGATATCGAGCGCCTGCGCCGCAAGATCGCCCAGATGACGGGTTCCGAGGTGCATCTCAACATCGTCGAGGTGCGCAAGCCGGAGATGGATGCCCAGCTCGTGGCGGAGAACGTGGCCCAGCAGCTTGAGCGCCGCGTGGCGTTCCGCCGGGCGATGAAGCGGGCGGTGCAGTCCGCGGTCCGCCTCGGCGCGCAGGGCATCCGGATCAATGCCGGCGGCCGGCTGGGCGGCGCGGAGATCGCGCGCTCGGAGTGGTATCGCGAGGGCCGGGTGCCGCTGCACACGCTGCGCGCCGATGTCGATTACGGCGTGGCCACCGCGCATACCGCCTATGGCACGATCGGCGTCAAGGTGTGGATCTTCAAGGGCGAGATCCTCGAGCACGATCCGATGGCGGCCGAGCGGCGCAATTCGGAACTCCAGGAAGGCCTTCGCAATCCGCGGCGCGACGCGCCGGCCGGTGCGTGA
- the rplF gene encoding 50S ribosomal protein L6 — MSRTGKKPVAVPQGVSVTVDGQAVSVKGPKGELSAVLVEEVIAKFEDGEIRIDPRDQSKRARSMWGMSRTIVSNLVEGVADGFTRKLEISGVGYRAAVQGEELQLQLGFSHDVRYPIPEGITIQTPKPTEVVISGIDKQRVGQVAAEIRGFRPPEPYKGKGVKYADEYIFRKEGKKK; from the coding sequence ATGTCGCGCACCGGTAAGAAACCCGTCGCCGTGCCGCAGGGCGTTTCGGTCACGGTCGATGGTCAGGCGGTATCCGTGAAGGGCCCCAAGGGCGAGCTCTCCGCGGTGCTCGTCGAAGAGGTGATCGCCAAGTTCGAGGATGGCGAGATCAGGATCGATCCGCGCGATCAGTCCAAGCGCGCGCGCTCCATGTGGGGCATGTCGCGCACGATCGTCTCCAATCTGGTGGAGGGCGTCGCCGACGGGTTCACGCGCAAGCTGGAGATCAGCGGCGTCGGCTACCGCGCGGCGGTGCAGGGCGAGGAGCTCCAGCTCCAGCTCGGCTTCAGCCACGATGTGCGCTATCCGATCCCGGAGGGCATCACCATCCAGACGCCGAAGCCGACCGAGGTCGTGATCTCCGGCATCGACAAGCAGCGTGTCGGCCAGGTCGCCGCGGAGATCCGCGGTTTCCGCCCGCCGGAGCCCTATAAGGGCAAGGGCGTGAAATATGCCGACGAATACATCTTCCGCAAGGAAGGCAAGAAGAAGTAA
- the rplO gene encoding 50S ribosomal protein L15, translating to MRLNELTDNPGARHRTKRVGRGIGSGLGKTSGSGQKGQKARSGVAVDTFEGGQMPIYRRLPKRGFTNIFAKDYNEINLGRVQKAIDAKKLDAKKPVNAEALLQAGVIRRLKDGVRLLGKGELSTKVTFEVDHASKSAIAAVEKAGGKVEIKAPAKAAKAEDDGASA from the coding sequence ATGAGGCTCAACGAACTTACCGATAATCCCGGGGCCCGGCACCGGACCAAGCGTGTCGGCCGCGGCATCGGGTCCGGGCTCGGCAAGACGTCCGGCAGCGGCCAGAAGGGTCAGAAGGCGCGCTCGGGCGTCGCCGTCGACACCTTCGAGGGCGGCCAGATGCCGATCTACCGCCGCCTGCCGAAGCGCGGTTTCACCAACATCTTCGCCAAGGACTACAACGAGATCAATCTCGGCCGGGTCCAGAAGGCGATCGATGCCAAGAAGCTCGACGCGAAGAAGCCGGTCAATGCAGAGGCTCTGCTCCAGGCCGGCGTCATCCGCCGCCTGAAGGACGGTGTGCGCCTGCTCGGCAAGGGCGAACTCTCCACCAAGGTGACCTTCGAGGTCGACCATGCGTCCAAGAGCGCGATTGCCGCAGTGGAGAAGGCCGGCGGCAAGGTCGAGATCAAGGCCCCGGCGAAGGCGGCCAAGGCGGAAGACGACGGGGCGTCGGCCTGA
- the rplC gene encoding 50S ribosomal protein L3, with protein sequence MRSGVIAQKVGMTRVFTDDGRNIPVTVLKLNNCQVVAHRTKEKDGYTALQLGVGKAKVKRCTKALRGHFATVEVEPKRKVAEFRVSPENLIDVGAEITADHFVAGQYVDVSGISIGKGFAGAIKRHNFGGTRATHGVSAVHRSLGSTGQCQDPGKVFKGKKMAGHMGAERVTTQNLEVVQTDIERGLIMVRGAVPGSKGGWVFLRDATKRKLPEGVPFPGAFKLPEGKMAVAPEIAAAAEGESAASEASASGDNAANE encoded by the coding sequence ATGCGTTCAGGTGTCATCGCACAGAAGGTGGGCATGACCAGGGTTTTCACCGATGACGGGCGGAACATCCCCGTTACGGTGCTGAAACTCAACAATTGCCAGGTCGTCGCTCACCGGACGAAGGAAAAAGACGGCTATACCGCGCTGCAGCTCGGCGTGGGCAAGGCCAAGGTCAAGCGCTGCACCAAGGCGTTGCGCGGTCATTTCGCGACCGTCGAGGTGGAGCCGAAGCGCAAGGTGGCCGAGTTCCGGGTGTCGCCGGAGAACCTCATCGATGTGGGCGCGGAGATCACTGCCGACCACTTCGTGGCGGGCCAGTATGTGGATGTCTCCGGCATCTCCATCGGCAAGGGCTTCGCCGGTGCCATCAAGCGGCACAATTTCGGCGGAACGCGTGCCACGCACGGCGTGTCGGCGGTTCACCGCAGCCTCGGCTCGACCGGCCAGTGCCAGGACCCCGGAAAGGTGTTCAAGGGCAAGAAGATGGCCGGGCACATGGGTGCCGAGCGCGTGACGACGCAGAATCTGGAAGTCGTCCAGACCGATATCGAGCGTGGCCTGATCATGGTGCGCGGTGCGGTTCCGGGCTCCAAGGGCGGCTGGGTGTTCCTGCGCGACGCCACGAAGCGCAAGCTTCCCGAGGGCGTTCCGTTCCCGGGCGCGTTCAAGCTGCCGGAAGGCAAGATGGCGGTTGCTCCCGAGATCGCGGCAGCGGCCGAAGGCGAATCCGCAGCGTCCGAGGCCTCCGCCTCCGGCGACAATGCGGCGAACGAGTAA
- the rplB gene encoding 50S ribosomal protein L2 — protein sequence MALKTHKPMTPGQRGLVLVDRTGLWKGKPVKALSEGLTKSGGRNNYGRVTVWHRGGGHKRTYRRIDFKRRKFDVPATVERLEYDPNRSAFIALIRYEDGEQAYILAPQRLNAGDTVVAGERVDVKPGNAMPLSAIPVGTIVHNVEMKAGKGGQIARAAGAYVQLVGRDQGYALLRLRSGETRMVRADCMATVGAVSNPDHGNQTKGKAGRSRWLGRRPVVRGVVMNPVDHPHGGGEGRTSGGRHPVTPWGQPTKGKRTRKNKASQKYIVRSRHQRKK from the coding sequence ATGGCACTGAAGACTCACAAGCCTATGACCCCAGGCCAGCGCGGTCTCGTTCTCGTGGACCGCACGGGCCTGTGGAAGGGCAAGCCGGTCAAGGCCCTGAGCGAGGGGCTCACCAAGTCCGGCGGGCGCAACAATTATGGCCGGGTGACGGTCTGGCATCGCGGCGGCGGTCACAAGCGGACCTATCGGCGGATCGATTTCAAGCGGCGCAAGTTCGACGTGCCGGCGACTGTGGAGCGTCTGGAGTACGATCCGAACCGCTCCGCCTTCATCGCGCTCATCCGCTATGAGGATGGCGAGCAGGCCTATATCCTGGCGCCGCAGCGGCTGAATGCGGGCGATACGGTGGTCGCCGGCGAGCGCGTCGACGTGAAGCCGGGCAACGCCATGCCGCTGTCTGCCATTCCGGTCGGCACCATCGTCCACAATGTGGAGATGAAGGCGGGCAAGGGCGGCCAGATCGCCCGTGCGGCGGGTGCCTATGTGCAGCTCGTCGGCCGCGACCAGGGCTATGCGCTCCTGAGGCTGCGCTCCGGCGAGACCCGGATGGTGCGCGCCGACTGCATGGCCACGGTCGGAGCGGTGTCCAACCCCGACCACGGCAACCAGACGAAGGGCAAGGCGGGGCGTTCGCGCTGGCTTGGCCGCCGTCCGGTGGTTCGCGGCGTGGTGATGAACCCGGTCGATCATCCGCATGGCGGCGGCGAGGGCCGCACCTCGGGTGGCCGGCATCCGGTGACGCCTTGGGGCCAGCCCACCAAGGGCAAGCGCACCCGGAAGAACAAGGCGTCGCAGAAGTACATTGTGCGCAGCCGCCATCAGCGCAAGAAGTAA
- the rpsQ gene encoding 30S ribosomal protein S17, whose translation MPKRILQGVVVSDKNDKTVVVQVERRFTHPLLKKTVRRRKKFHAHDEANAAKVGDIVRIQECRPMSRQKRWALIAEAADDQA comes from the coding sequence ATGCCCAAACGCATTCTGCAGGGCGTGGTCGTGAGCGACAAGAACGACAAGACCGTCGTGGTCCAGGTCGAGCGCCGCTTTACACACCCTCTTCTGAAGAAGACCGTGCGCCGGCGGAAGAAGTTCCACGCGCATGACGAGGCGAACGCCGCGAAGGTCGGCGACATCGTGCGCATCCAGGAATGCCGGCCGATGTCGAGACAGAAGCGCTGGGCACTCATTGCCGAGGCGGCTGACGACCAGGCCTGA
- the rpsE gene encoding 30S ribosomal protein S5: MSERARSAMRERDERDSEFVDKLVHINRVAKVVKGGRRFGFAALVVVGDQKGRVGFGHGKAREVPEAIRKATETAKRNMLRVPLREGRTLHHDVVGHHGAGRVVLRAAPAGTGIIAGGPMRAVFETLGVQDVVAKSVGTSNPYNMVRATFEALKGEMSPRQVASRRGKKVSDIVARRRDATAVAATE, from the coding sequence ATGAGTGAACGGGCACGAAGCGCCATGAGAGAACGAGACGAACGCGACAGCGAATTTGTGGACAAGCTGGTCCACATCAACCGCGTGGCCAAGGTGGTCAAGGGCGGCCGGCGGTTCGGCTTTGCCGCGCTGGTCGTCGTGGGCGACCAGAAGGGCCGTGTCGGTTTCGGCCATGGCAAGGCGCGCGAGGTGCCGGAAGCCATCCGCAAGGCGACCGAGACGGCGAAGCGCAACATGCTGCGCGTGCCGCTGCGCGAGGGCCGCACGCTCCATCACGACGTGGTCGGCCATCACGGCGCGGGCCGCGTGGTGCTGCGCGCGGCGCCGGCCGGTACCGGCATCATCGCCGGCGGCCCGATGCGTGCCGTCTTCGAGACGCTGGGTGTGCAGGACGTTGTGGCCAAGTCTGTCGGGACCTCCAATCCCTACAACATGGTTCGCGCGACCTTCGAGGCGCTCAAGGGCGAGATGAGCCCGCGCCAGGTTGCGTCCCGCCGCGGCAAGAAGGTCAGCGATATCGTTGCGCGCCGCCGCGACGCGACCGCGGTCGCCGCGACGGAGTGA
- the rplP gene encoding 50S ribosomal protein L16 translates to MLQPKRTKYRKQHKGRIHGAAKGGTDLNFGAYGLKAMEPERVTARQIEAARRAMTRHMKRAGRVWIRIFPDVPVSKKPTEVRMGKGKGAPEFWAAKVKPGRVMFEIDGVPRDIAEEALRLASAKLPLRTRFIARYGD, encoded by the coding sequence ATGCTGCAGCCGAAACGGACAAAATACCGCAAGCAGCACAAGGGCCGTATTCACGGCGCGGCAAAGGGCGGTACCGATCTGAATTTCGGCGCCTATGGCCTCAAGGCCATGGAGCCGGAGCGGGTGACCGCGCGCCAGATCGAGGCTGCGCGCCGCGCCATGACGCGCCATATGAAGCGTGCGGGCCGTGTGTGGATCCGCATCTTCCCGGACGTGCCGGTGTCGAAGAAGCCGACCGAGGTGCGCATGGGCAAGGGCAAGGGCGCGCCGGAGTTCTGGGCCGCCAAGGTCAAGCCGGGCCGGGTGATGTTCGAGATCGACGGCGTTCCGCGCGATATCGCGGAGGAGGCGCTGCGTCTGGCATCCGCCAAGCTTCCGCTGAGGACGCGCTTCATCGCCCGCTACGGCGACTGA
- the rplX gene encoding 50S ribosomal protein L24 produces the protein MAARIKKGDHVIVVAGKDKGKHGEVLKVLPKDERALVQGVNVARRHQRQTANQEGGIVAKEMPIHLSNLALEDPKDGKPSRVGYKILNDGRKVRFARRSGEVIDG, from the coding sequence ATGGCGGCTAGGATCAAGAAGGGCGACCATGTGATCGTGGTGGCCGGCAAGGACAAGGGCAAGCACGGCGAGGTCCTGAAGGTATTGCCGAAGGACGAGCGTGCGCTCGTACAGGGTGTGAATGTCGCGCGGCGGCATCAGCGCCAGACGGCGAACCAGGAAGGCGGCATCGTGGCCAAGGAGATGCCGATCCACCTTTCGAACCTGGCTCTTGAGGACCCCAAGGACGGCAAGCCGAGCCGGGTCGGATACAAGATCCTCAATGATGGGCGCAAGGTGCGGTTCGCACGGCGCTCCGGGGAGGTCATCGATGGCTGA
- the rplV gene encoding 50S ribosomal protein L22, giving the protein MGKRSRERTLADNEARAMTRMLRVSPQKLNVVAAMIRGKKVERALADLAFSRKRIAAEVKKTLQSAVANAENNHSLDVDALVVSEAFVGKNLVLKRWRPRARGRVGRIEKPFSQLTIVVREVEEAA; this is encoded by the coding sequence ATGGGCAAGCGGTCCAGAGAGCGGACACTGGCCGACAACGAGGCGCGCGCGATGACGCGGATGCTCCGTGTCTCGCCGCAGAAGCTGAACGTCGTGGCGGCGATGATCCGGGGCAAGAAGGTCGAGCGCGCACTGGCGGATCTCGCCTTCTCGCGCAAGCGGATTGCCGCGGAGGTCAAGAAGACCCTGCAGTCGGCGGTGGCCAACGCGGAAAACAACCATTCGCTCGATGTCGACGCGCTGGTCGTGTCGGAGGCGTTCGTGGGCAAGAACCTGGTGCTGAAGCGCTGGCGTCCCCGGGCCCGCGGTCGTGTCGGCCGGATCGAGAAGCCGTTCAGCCAGCTCACCATCGTGGTGCGCGAAGTCGAGGAGGCCGCCTGA
- the rpsH gene encoding 30S ribosomal protein S8 has product MSVQDPLGDMLTRIRNAQMRRKTKVTTPASKLRRRVLDVLQSEGFIRGYAEVEYEDGKSEFEIELKYFDGEPVIHQIQRVSTPGRRVYTAVDTMPIVYNGLGVSILSTSKGVMSDSDARDQNVGGEVLCTVF; this is encoded by the coding sequence ATGAGTGTTCAGGATCCGCTCGGCGATATGCTGACCCGCATCCGCAATGCACAGATGCGGCGCAAGACCAAGGTTACGACCCCGGCGTCGAAGCTGCGCCGGCGCGTGCTGGATGTGCTTCAGAGCGAAGGGTTCATCCGCGGCTATGCCGAGGTCGAGTACGAGGACGGCAAGTCGGAATTCGAGATCGAGCTGAAATATTTCGATGGCGAGCCCGTCATCCATCAGATTCAGCGGGTCTCCACGCCGGGCCGGCGCGTCTACACCGCAGTCGACACGATGCCGATCGTTTACAACGGCCTCGGGGTCTCGATCCTGTCGACGTCGAAGGGCGTGATGTCGGATTCCGACGCGCGCGACCAGAATGTCGGCGGCGAGGTTCTGTGCACGGTGTTCTGA
- the rplN gene encoding 50S ribosomal protein L14, whose translation MIQMQTNLDVADNSGARRVQCIKVLGGSKRKYAAVGDIIVVSVKEAIPRGRVKKGNVMKAVVVRTAKDIRRPDGSVIRFDRNAAVLVNNQGEPVGTRIFGPVPRELRAKNHMKIISLAPEVL comes from the coding sequence ATGATTCAGATGCAGACCAATCTGGATGTCGCCGACAATTCCGGCGCGCGACGCGTCCAGTGCATCAAGGTTCTGGGTGGCTCGAAGCGGAAATATGCCGCTGTGGGCGACATCATCGTGGTCTCCGTGAAGGAGGCCATCCCCCGGGGGCGCGTCAAGAAGGGCAATGTGATGAAGGCGGTCGTCGTCCGCACGGCCAAGGACATCCGCCGCCCGGACGGCTCGGTCATCCGGTTCGACCGCAACGCCGCCGTTCTGGTCAACAACCAGGGCGAGCCGGTCGGCACGCGTATCTTCGGCCCCGTGCCGCGCGAGCTTCGGGCGAAGAACCACATGAAGATCATTTCGCTGGCGCCGGAGGTGCTCTAA
- the rpsJ gene encoding 30S ribosomal protein S10 translates to MQRQNIRIRLKAFDHRILDTSTREIVNTAKRTGAQVRGPVPLPTRIERFTVNRSPHIDKKSREQFEIRTHKRLLDIVDPTPQTVDALMKLDLAAGVDVEIKL, encoded by the coding sequence ATGCAAAGGCAAAATATCCGCATTCGGCTCAAAGCGTTCGACCATCGAATTCTCGATACGTCGACGCGGGAGATCGTGAACACGGCCAAGCGCACTGGCGCCCAGGTCCGTGGGCCGGTCCCCCTGCCGACACGGATCGAACGGTTCACCGTGAACCGTTCGCCCCATATCGACAAGAAGTCGCGCGAGCAGTTCGAAATCCGGACGCACAAGCGGCTGTTGGACATCGTCGATCCCACGCCTCAGACGGTCGATGCTTTGATGAAGCTCGATCTGGCAGCGGGTGTCGACGTGGAGATCAAGCTCTGA
- the rpsN gene encoding 30S ribosomal protein S14 has translation MAKKSSIETNNKRRKLAKAYAGKRARLKEIARDRSLPMEERFAAQLKLSELPRNSAPSRIRNRCEVSGRPRAFYRKLKMSRIALREYALNGAVPGMVKSSW, from the coding sequence ATGGCTAAGAAGAGCTCGATCGAGACGAACAACAAGCGCAGGAAGCTTGCCAAGGCCTATGCCGGCAAGCGCGCCCGCCTGAAGGAGATCGCGCGCGACCGCTCGCTCCCGATGGAAGAGCGGTTTGCCGCACAGCTGAAGCTGTCCGAGCTGCCGCGCAATTCGGCGCCCAGCCGGATCCGCAACCGGTGCGAGGTTTCCGGACGCCCGCGCGCCTTCTATCGCAAGCTGAAGATGTCGCGTATCGCGCTCAGGGAATACGCCTTGAACGGCGCCGTTCCCGGCATGGTCAAGTCGAGCTGGTAA
- the rplE gene encoding 50S ribosomal protein L5, with protein MADTYTPRLQKLYQDTIRAQLTETFGYKNVMEVPRLDKIVLNMGVGEAVGDSKLVNSAAADMALIAGQKPVITKARKSIATFKLREGMPVGVKVTIRRNRMYEFLDRLVTVALPRVRDFRGLPATSFDGNGNYAMGIKEHIVFPEIDYDKADRIWGLDVIVCTTARTDEEAKALLDGFNFPFRQRSQRQAA; from the coding sequence ATGGCTGATACCTATACTCCGCGGCTGCAGAAGCTGTACCAGGACACGATCCGCGCGCAGCTCACCGAGACGTTCGGCTACAAGAACGTCATGGAGGTTCCGCGGCTCGACAAGATCGTGCTCAACATGGGCGTGGGCGAGGCGGTCGGCGATTCCAAGCTGGTCAACTCCGCGGCCGCCGACATGGCGCTGATCGCGGGCCAGAAGCCCGTCATCACCAAGGCGCGCAAGTCGATCGCGACGTTCAAGCTGCGCGAGGGCATGCCGGTCGGCGTCAAGGTGACGATCCGGCGCAACCGCATGTACGAGTTCCTGGACCGTCTTGTCACGGTGGCGCTGCCGCGCGTGCGCGACTTCCGGGGCCTGCCGGCGACCAGCTTCGACGGCAACGGCAACTATGCGATGGGCATCAAGGAGCACATCGTGTTCCCGGAGATCGACTACGACAAGGCAGACCGGATCTGGGGCCTCGACGTCATCGTGTGCACGACCGCGCGCACCGATGAGGAGGCCAAGGCGCTGCTCGACGGTTTCAATTTCCCGTTCCGCCAGCGCTCCCAGCGCCAGGCGGCCTGA
- the rpmC gene encoding 50S ribosomal protein L29, with product MKASDVKTMSDDQLSDELIKLKKEQFNLRFQKAIGQIENTARIRQIRRTIARIKTAQGERAKTGATG from the coding sequence ATGAAGGCCAGCGACGTTAAGACCATGAGCGACGATCAGCTCAGCGACGAGCTGATCAAGCTGAAGAAGGAGCAGTTCAATCTGCGCTTTCAGAAAGCGATCGGTCAGATTGAGAACACTGCGCGTATCCGGCAGATCCGCCGCACCATTGCCCGTATCAAGACGGCGCAGGGCGAGCGGGCCAAGACCGGCGCGACGGGCTGA
- the rplR gene encoding 50S ribosomal protein L18, translated as MSAKLSPKERRQGRVRRALRLRAQGRPRLSVHRSHKNIYAQVIDDDKGVTLAAASSLDPDLRGKLKTGGDTNAGSEVGKLIAERAKKAGVSDVVFDRGGYIYHGRVKALADAAREGGLNF; from the coding sequence ATGTCTGCCAAGCTGTCGCCAAAGGAGCGTCGCCAGGGCCGTGTCCGCAGGGCGTTGCGTTTGCGCGCTCAGGGACGCCCGCGTCTGTCGGTTCACCGCTCCCACAAGAATATCTATGCTCAGGTCATCGATGATGATAAGGGCGTAACGCTTGCCGCCGCCTCGAGTCTCGACCCCGATCTCCGGGGCAAGCTGAAGACCGGCGGCGACACCAATGCGGGAAGCGAGGTCGGCAAGCTGATTGCCGAGCGCGCCAAGAAGGCCGGCGTCTCCGACGTCGTGTTCGACCGCGGCGGTTACATCTATCACGGTCGGGTGAAGGCCCTGGCCGACGCCGCGCGCGAGGGCGGCCTCAACTTCTGA
- the rplD gene encoding 50S ribosomal protein L4 → MKTDVTTLEAKKAGTVDLPEHIFGLEPRKDILHRMVVWQLAKRRAGTHKAKTRAEVAYSGSKLFRQKGTGRARHGSRRVGVFRGGGKAFGPVSRDHAIELPKKVRALALKHALSSKAKAGELIVVDALSLKAPKTKELATAFSKLGLDNALVVDGAEVETNFRLAARNIDRVDVLPVQGINVYDILRRGKLVLTKAALEALEERFK, encoded by the coding sequence ATGAAAACCGACGTCACGACACTTGAGGCGAAGAAGGCCGGCACGGTCGACCTGCCCGAGCACATTTTCGGGCTGGAGCCGCGCAAGGACATTCTTCACCGCATGGTCGTCTGGCAGCTCGCCAAGCGGCGTGCGGGCACGCACAAGGCCAAGACGCGGGCGGAGGTGGCCTATTCGGGCTCCAAGCTGTTCCGCCAGAAGGGCACAGGCCGTGCCCGTCACGGCAGCCGCCGGGTCGGCGTGTTCCGTGGCGGCGGCAAGGCCTTCGGTCCGGTGTCGCGCGATCACGCGATCGAGCTGCCGAAGAAGGTTCGGGCGCTGGCGCTGAAGCACGCGCTGTCGTCCAAGGCAAAGGCCGGCGAGCTGATCGTGGTCGACGCGCTGTCGCTCAAGGCGCCCAAGACCAAGGAGCTTGCCACGGCATTCTCCAAGCTCGGGCTCGACAATGCGCTCGTCGTGGACGGTGCCGAGGTGGAGACGAATTTCCGCCTGGCCGCGCGCAATATCGACCGGGTCGACGTGCTGCCGGTGCAGGGCATCAATGTCTACGACATCCTGCGCCGCGGGAAGCTGGTGCTGACCAAGGCTGCGCTCGAGGCGCTGGAGGAGCGGTTCAAATGA
- the rpmD gene encoding 50S ribosomal protein L30 — MAKATKNKTITVEQTGSPIGFAKDRRATLIGLGLNKMRRRSTLPDTPEVRGMIRKVNHLVRVVEDA, encoded by the coding sequence ATGGCTAAGGCGACAAAGAACAAGACCATTACGGTGGAGCAGACCGGCAGCCCGATCGGCTTCGCCAAGGACCGTCGCGCCACTCTGATCGGTCTCGGTCTGAACAAGATGCGGCGCCGCAGCACACTTCCGGACACGCCGGAAGTGCGCGGCATGATCCGCAAGGTCAACCATCTCGTGCGCGTCGTCGAGGACGCGTGA
- the rpsS gene encoding 30S ribosomal protein S19, with the protein MTRSVWKGPFVDGYLLKKAEGARQSGRNHAIKTWSRRSTIVPQFVGLTFAVHNGHKHVPVLVSEEMVGHKFGEFAPTRTYHGHAADKKAKRK; encoded by the coding sequence GTGACACGTTCTGTTTGGAAAGGCCCGTTTGTCGACGGCTACCTCCTCAAGAAGGCCGAGGGGGCACGCCAGTCGGGGCGCAATCACGCGATCAAGACGTGGAGCCGGCGGTCGACGATCGTACCGCAGTTCGTCGGGCTCACCTTCGCCGTTCACAACGGGCACAAGCATGTCCCCGTTCTGGTCAGCGAGGAGATGGTCGGACACAAATTCGGCGAGTTCGCGCCGACGCGGACCTATCACGGCCACGCGGCGGACAAGAAGGCGAAGAGGAAGTAA
- a CDS encoding 50S ribosomal protein L23, producing the protein MNEEKLYDVIVSPVITEKSTYQSEHNKVVFNVSGTATKPQIKAAVETLFDVKVTAVNTLNRKGKVKRFRGVRGQQSDVKKAVVTLEDGHAIDVTTGI; encoded by the coding sequence ATGAACGAGGAAAAGCTCTACGACGTCATCGTCAGCCCGGTGATCACGGAGAAGTCGACCTATCAGTCCGAGCACAACAAGGTCGTTTTCAACGTGTCGGGCACAGCGACCAAGCCGCAGATCAAGGCGGCCGTGGAGACGCTGTTCGACGTCAAGGTTACCGCGGTCAACACCCTGAACCGCAAGGGCAAGGTGAAGCGGTTCCGCGGGGTTCGCGGGCAGCAGAGCGACGTCAAGAAGGCCGTCGTGACGCTTGAGGACGGCCACGCAATCGACGTGACCACCGGTATTTAG